In Micromonospora sp. LH3U1, one genomic interval encodes:
- a CDS encoding DUF1963 domain-containing protein produces MDHHEQFRRAAIERGFPEDEVGRFAKFLRFAIRASRRPAGGVVGQYGGLPRLPVGVEWPSSGSGPLPFIASFDCAALPRVSGLALPVDGSLLFFLDRALAFNYGAASGSVAGEQQFARVLHVPAGASAAPAEAPAGLDSVSPQHDLFATVTAELPFWFDGCDDDDPESTRTDNGEHLARDLQHLDRLCALAKELRPRNTSPDVYLGGYNSSGGLVTDYMDETPETQMADDNLKARQKADGIMIAEAEWDLRLEEETLRVMREWIPLAQFAKVDAYWGCFMIRHEDLAARRFDKALSRTEFTE; encoded by the coding sequence ATGGATCATCATGAGCAATTCCGCCGTGCGGCGATCGAGCGGGGCTTTCCGGAGGACGAGGTCGGCAGGTTCGCCAAGTTCCTCCGATTCGCGATCAGGGCGAGTCGAAGGCCTGCCGGTGGGGTCGTCGGGCAGTACGGCGGGCTGCCCCGGCTGCCGGTGGGCGTGGAGTGGCCGTCCTCCGGGTCCGGGCCGCTGCCGTTCATCGCCTCCTTCGACTGCGCAGCGCTTCCCCGAGTCTCCGGCCTCGCCTTGCCCGTGGACGGTTCGCTGCTCTTCTTCCTGGACCGCGCGCTCGCCTTCAACTACGGGGCCGCCAGCGGTTCCGTCGCCGGCGAACAGCAGTTCGCGCGAGTCCTGCATGTGCCGGCCGGCGCCAGTGCCGCACCGGCGGAGGCGCCTGCCGGGCTCGACTCCGTCAGCCCGCAGCACGACCTGTTCGCCACGGTCACCGCCGAGCTGCCCTTCTGGTTCGACGGCTGTGACGACGATGACCCGGAATCCACTCGAACCGACAACGGAGAACACCTGGCTCGCGATCTGCAGCACCTGGATCGGCTCTGCGCGCTGGCCAAGGAACTCCGGCCACGGAACACCTCGCCCGACGTCTATCTCGGCGGGTACAACAGCAGCGGCGGGCTCGTGACCGACTACATGGACGAAACCCCGGAGACCCAGATGGCGGACGACAACCTCAAGGCACGCCAGAAGGCCGACGGCATCATGATTGCGGAGGCCGAGTGGGACCTGCGCCTGGAGGAGGAGACACTGCGCGTGATGCGCGAGTGGATACCCCTCGCCCAGTTCGCCAAGGTGGATGCCTACTGGGGTTGTTTCATGATCCGGCACGAAGACCTGGCCGCCCGCCGATTCGACAAAGCCCTTTCCCGCACTGAGTTCACCGAATAG
- a CDS encoding Imm1 family immunity protein produces the protein MTTYELLNYIARPDRLTDPQQALDVFDFVAREIMWHGLSGQSVMIGPEGGAKDLRVDIDIDAGRAALTWLADETIAVELAPGNPLEVVWNGDAPLQTIPASMARVGVLTARQVVADYVATGERPRLVEWVAAPAEAAALPRGMFYRGGA, from the coding sequence GTGACGACCTACGAACTGCTGAACTACATCGCGCGGCCGGACCGGCTCACCGACCCGCAGCAGGCGCTCGACGTCTTCGACTTCGTGGCCCGGGAGATCATGTGGCACGGCCTGTCCGGGCAGTCGGTGATGATCGGCCCGGAGGGCGGCGCCAAGGACCTGCGGGTCGACATCGACATCGACGCGGGCCGGGCGGCGCTGACCTGGCTCGCCGATGAGACGATCGCCGTAGAGCTGGCCCCGGGCAACCCGCTGGAGGTGGTATGGAACGGCGACGCGCCGCTGCAGACCATTCCCGCCAGCATGGCCCGGGTCGGCGTGCTGACCGCCCGGCAGGTGGTCGCCGACTACGTCGCCACCGGTGAGCGGCCCCGGCTCGTGGAGTGGGTCGCGGCCCCGGCGGAGGCGGCGGCGCTGCCCCGCGGCATGTTCTACCGCGGGGGTGCCTGA
- a CDS encoding MFS transporter translates to MPVPTVTGPTTFSPAGPGDPRLGRRAWTSLVLLGFVGQLAWAVENMYLNVFVHDTITDDPTAIATLVAASALTATAGTVLIGAISDRSGRRRAFIVGGYLAWGFATAAFGLLTVDGVAALAPAADAVLLALLAVIALDCLMSFLGSGANDAAFQAWVTDVTRPANRGRVESVLAAMPLLAMLAVFGGFDGLTRAGQWRTFFLIVGGIIAAVGVVAWFLVRDEPVPVRRGERLLGSMLHGLRPAAVHANPRLYLALAAWSIWGVSTQVFMPYLIIYVQRYLDIGDYALVLGVVLLGASLVSVVAGRFIDRMGRVSFLLPAVAVYAAGLFSMYLARGTGQVIAAGLLMMSGFMLVLAPIGALVRDFSPPERAGHVQGLRMIFAILVPMVVGPYLGAAVINSAGETYTDLGVVKQVPTPGIFLAALAVLALILVPVLTLRRRYDSATRG, encoded by the coding sequence GTGCCCGTACCCACCGTCACCGGTCCCACGACGTTCTCCCCCGCCGGCCCCGGTGACCCGCGGCTCGGCAGACGCGCCTGGACCTCACTGGTGCTGCTCGGCTTCGTCGGCCAACTGGCCTGGGCGGTCGAGAACATGTACCTCAACGTGTTCGTCCATGACACGATCACCGATGATCCGACCGCCATCGCCACCCTGGTCGCGGCGAGTGCACTGACCGCGACGGCGGGCACCGTGCTGATCGGAGCGATTTCCGACCGGTCCGGCCGTCGCCGGGCCTTCATCGTAGGCGGCTACCTCGCGTGGGGTTTCGCCACCGCGGCATTCGGCCTACTCACCGTGGACGGCGTGGCCGCACTGGCACCAGCGGCCGACGCGGTGCTACTGGCCCTGCTCGCCGTAATCGCGTTGGACTGCCTGATGTCGTTCCTCGGCTCGGGCGCCAACGACGCCGCGTTCCAGGCCTGGGTGACGGACGTGACCCGACCGGCGAACCGGGGCCGGGTGGAGTCGGTGCTGGCCGCGATGCCGCTACTGGCCATGCTCGCCGTCTTCGGCGGGTTCGACGGTCTCACCCGCGCTGGCCAGTGGCGGACGTTCTTCCTGATCGTCGGTGGGATCATCGCCGCGGTCGGGGTGGTGGCCTGGTTCCTGGTCCGCGACGAGCCCGTGCCCGTCCGTCGGGGCGAGCGCCTGCTCGGCTCGATGCTGCACGGGCTGCGCCCGGCTGCCGTACACGCCAACCCCCGGCTCTACTTGGCGCTGGCCGCATGGTCGATCTGGGGTGTCTCGACCCAGGTCTTCATGCCATATCTGATCATCTACGTGCAGCGCTACCTGGACATCGGCGACTACGCCCTCGTGCTCGGCGTCGTGCTGCTCGGCGCCTCCCTGGTCAGCGTGGTCGCGGGTCGGTTCATCGACCGGATGGGCCGGGTCAGTTTCCTGCTGCCCGCCGTCGCCGTGTACGCGGCCGGCCTGTTCTCGATGTACCTGGCCCGGGGCACCGGCCAGGTGATCGCCGCCGGACTGCTGATGATGTCCGGGTTCATGCTGGTGCTGGCCCCGATCGGGGCGCTGGTACGCGACTTCTCCCCGCCAGAGCGCGCCGGCCACGTACAGGGCCTGCGCATGATCTTCGCGATCCTGGTGCCGATGGTCGTCGGGCCCTACCTCGGCGCGGCGGTCATCAACAGCGCCGGCGAGACCTACACCGACCTCGGCGTGGTCAAACAGGTGCCGACGCCGGGCATCTTCCTGGCGGCGCTGGCAGTGCTCGCCCTCATCCTCGTGCCGGTGCTGACGTTGCGCCGCCGGTACGACTCGGCGACGCGCGGATGA
- a CDS encoding YbaB/EbfC family nucleoid-associated protein, whose product MSISDAKAGPMDISAQGLHRVLDPEGAATQVDAWRGRIERLAADTKTMSERLQALRVTAADSDGLVEVTVDAGGALAGLQFSQRIQRVLPRVLADTVMATVQAAKAQLAARSQQVVEETMGTDSPAARAVAARIAEQLRVPPDDTGQDGRQSDRPGDRRGW is encoded by the coding sequence TTGAGTATCTCCGACGCGAAGGCGGGGCCGATGGACATCAGCGCGCAAGGATTGCACCGCGTGCTCGACCCCGAGGGGGCGGCCACGCAGGTCGACGCCTGGCGGGGGCGCATCGAGCGGCTCGCGGCCGACACCAAGACCATGAGCGAGCGCCTCCAGGCGCTGCGGGTGACGGCCGCCGATTCCGACGGGCTGGTCGAGGTCACCGTCGACGCCGGGGGCGCGCTGGCCGGCCTGCAGTTCAGCCAGCGCATCCAGCGGGTGCTGCCGCGGGTGCTCGCCGACACCGTCATGGCGACGGTACAGGCGGCGAAGGCGCAACTGGCGGCCCGCTCGCAGCAGGTCGTGGAGGAGACGATGGGCACCGACTCCCCGGCCGCCCGGGCGGTCGCCGCCCGCATCGCCGAGCAGCTGCGGGTGCCGCCGGACGACACCGGGCAGGACGGCCGGCAGAGCGACCGGCCCGGTGACCGGCGGGGTTGGTGA
- a CDS encoding DddA-like double-stranded DNA deaminase toxin, whose translation MATNKPGGGGGNDGGDGGGPGRPGDGSPAHPKGGVPKHVVEAQENLGQTAPAGRPRAAGGGVQQQGGQRPAGTTHPLQPVSPGWRTVDGADAPQHIRNAAGSMEFQPRGTTPAQARPTIGESDGHRYSSSNGNPALADDLNWREIPRPPHGPFPVAPNILYTHPEMQVAAEMRAQARAHPGEPVVRDIVVDNSLCGTRTFDRNGVATCETLLADVLPAGSRFTVWTTIDGGATYQVKTYEGTGRFVR comes from the coding sequence ATGGCTACCAACAAGCCGGGCGGCGGTGGGGGCAACGACGGCGGGGACGGCGGCGGTCCCGGACGTCCCGGCGACGGCTCGCCTGCGCATCCGAAGGGCGGGGTGCCCAAGCACGTCGTCGAGGCGCAGGAGAACCTCGGCCAGACGGCGCCCGCGGGCCGTCCCCGCGCGGCCGGCGGCGGGGTGCAGCAGCAGGGCGGCCAGCGCCCCGCCGGCACCACCCACCCGCTGCAGCCGGTCAGCCCCGGCTGGCGCACGGTCGACGGCGCCGACGCTCCGCAGCACATCCGCAACGCCGCCGGGTCGATGGAGTTCCAGCCGCGCGGCACCACCCCCGCGCAGGCCAGGCCGACGATCGGCGAGTCCGACGGGCACCGGTACTCCTCCAGCAACGGCAACCCGGCGCTGGCAGACGACCTGAACTGGCGCGAGATCCCGCGGCCGCCGCACGGGCCGTTCCCGGTCGCGCCCAACATCCTCTACACGCATCCGGAGATGCAGGTCGCCGCCGAGATGCGGGCGCAGGCCCGGGCACACCCCGGTGAGCCCGTCGTGCGGGACATCGTCGTGGACAACAGCCTCTGCGGCACCCGCACGTTCGACCGCAACGGCGTGGCGACCTGCGAGACGCTGCTCGCCGACGTGCTGCCCGCCGGCTCACGGTTCACGGTGTGGACCACGATCGACGGCGGCGCCACCTATCAGGTGAAGACCTACGAGGGGACCGGTAGGTTCGTGCGGTGA
- a CDS encoding type VII secretion target gives MAAASLSVDTDQIRAHARNIDTLRARFDAVKGASAFIVGDERAYGLLCGWIAGVLDGRHTRQDELIAYVEENLVLVAAQLRKTADSYDAAETDTTGMLGAIGRRMQ, from the coding sequence GTGGCGGCTGCGAGCCTCTCGGTCGACACCGACCAGATCCGGGCGCACGCCCGCAACATCGACACGCTGCGCGCCCGTTTCGACGCCGTCAAGGGCGCCAGCGCGTTCATCGTCGGCGACGAGCGGGCGTACGGGCTGCTCTGCGGCTGGATCGCCGGCGTCCTCGATGGTCGGCACACCCGCCAGGACGAGCTGATCGCCTACGTCGAGGAGAACCTCGTCCTGGTCGCGGCGCAGCTGCGGAAGACCGCCGACAGCTACGACGCCGCAGAGACCGACACCACCGGCATGCTGGGCGCGATCGGCCGGCGCATGCAATGA
- a CDS encoding WXG100 family type VII secretion target, protein MSLVAGVHSTREVWAGIGMADSIEGLVDAIRSDGWVDDVLAGAALGLEVASTVLDPFSTLLASGISWAMEYFEPLREMLDALTGMPDVVAAHAATWNNMAAELGRMATELQVRLGADLPNWQGDAADAYQLMMVNNVDSIGGLGGICAAMAAATEGAGTLVAFTRDLVRDLIADLVARVIVWAVEAIFVVTIPVVAVQIAAAVVKWAGRILMFINSLIMSLTSLNRLLNG, encoded by the coding sequence ATGTCGCTAGTCGCCGGCGTGCACTCCACCCGCGAGGTGTGGGCGGGCATCGGCATGGCCGACAGCATCGAGGGGCTCGTCGACGCGATCCGCAGCGACGGCTGGGTCGACGACGTCCTCGCCGGCGCGGCGCTGGGCCTGGAGGTCGCCTCGACCGTGCTCGACCCGTTCAGCACGCTGCTGGCCAGCGGCATCAGCTGGGCGATGGAGTACTTCGAGCCGCTGCGGGAGATGCTCGACGCGCTCACCGGCATGCCCGACGTGGTGGCCGCGCACGCCGCCACGTGGAACAACATGGCCGCCGAGCTCGGCCGGATGGCCACGGAGCTGCAGGTGCGCCTGGGCGCGGACCTGCCCAACTGGCAGGGCGACGCGGCCGACGCGTACCAGCTGATGATGGTCAACAACGTGGACTCGATCGGCGGGCTCGGCGGGATCTGCGCGGCGATGGCCGCGGCCACGGAGGGCGCCGGCACCCTCGTCGCGTTCACCCGCGACCTCGTCCGGGACCTGATCGCCGACCTCGTCGCCCGCGTCATCGTATGGGCCGTCGAGGCGATCTTCGTCGTCACGATCCCGGTGGTCGCCGTGCAGATTGCCGCAGCGGTGGTCAAGTGGGCAGGGCGCATCCTCATGTTCATCAACTCGCTGATCATGAGCCTGACCAGCCTGAACCGGCTGCTGAACGGCTGA